A genomic segment from Triticum dicoccoides isolate Atlit2015 ecotype Zavitan chromosome 1A, WEW_v2.0, whole genome shotgun sequence encodes:
- the LOC119301072 gene encoding endo-1,3;1,4-beta-D-glucanase-like, translating to MARPQCCANPPTLNPAGGEGRVVDDGFGGIAAYVAGSTESKAAVILISDIFGFEAPNLRKIADKVASSGYLVVVPDFLHGEPYSHENADRPFPAWIKDHAPEKEFEEAKRIIATLKEQGASSIGAAGYCWGAKLVTELAKANEIQAAAMSHPSFVSVDDIKETKCPIAILGAETDFMSPPELVKQFEQILSDSGIRHFVKIYPGVSHGWTVRYNSDDASAVKWAEQATVDMTSWFNENLK from the exons ATGGCGAGGCCGCAGTGCTGCGCGAACCCGCCGACGCTGAACCCCGCCGGCGGGGAGGGCAGGGTCGTCGACGACGGCTTCGGCGGGATCGCGGCGTACGTCGCTGGCTCCACCGAGTCCAAGGCCGCAGTGATCCTCATCTCCGATATCTTCG GTTTTGAAGCGCCAAATCTGAG GAAGATAGCTGATAAAGTCGCTTCGTCCGGATACCTGGTTGTGGTGCCAGATTTCTTACATGGGGAGCCATATTCACACGAAAACGCCGATAGACCATTTCCAGCGTGGATAAAGGATCATGCCCCG GAAAAGGAATTTGAAGAGGCAAAACGAATAATTGCCACTCTAAAGGAACAAGGAGCGTCTAGTATTGGGGCTGCGGGTTATTGCTGGGGTG CAAAGCTAGTTACCGAGTTAGCGAAGGCTAATGAGATCCAAGCAGCTGCTATGTCACACCCTTCTTTTGTTAGTGTTGATGATATAAAAG AGACGAAATGCCCCATTGCCATACTTGGAGCTGAAACAGACTTTATGTCCCCACCTGAATTGGTCAAGCAGTTCGAGCAGATTTTGTCCGACTCAGGG ATTCGTCACTTTGTCAAGATCTACCCTGGTGTGTCCCATGGGTGGACTGTGAGATACAACAGCGATGACGCATCTGCTGTCAAGTGGGCCGAGCAAGCCACGGTGGACATGACCAGCTGGTTTAACGAGAACCTGAAGTAG
- the LOC119278521 gene encoding chitinase 2-like, with protein MSAPRAAPSLATAATAILAVLAAALATNARAQTCGSQAGGATCPNCLCCSRFGFCGSGSDWCGAGCQSQCSGCPAPGGQGVASIVSKDLFERLLLHRNDAACLARGFYTYEAFLAAAAAFPAFAGTSEGLSVETRRREVAAFLGQTSHETTGGWPTAPDGPFSWGYCFKQERNPPSDYCQPRPEWPCAPGRRYYGRGPMQLSFNYNYGPAGRAIGVDLLSNPDLVAADPVVSFKTALWFWMTPQANKPSSHAVITGRWTPTAADNAAGRVPGYGVITNIINGGLECGRGQDPRVADRIGFYKRYCDVLGVGYGSNLDCNNQRPFTSGASAGLAAQ; from the coding sequence ATGTCGGCACCGAGAGCTGCTCCGAGTCTAGCCACGGCGGCGACGGCCATTCTGGCCGTCCTGGCCGCGGCGCTCGCCACGAACGCTCGCGCCCAGACCTGCGGCTCGCAGGCCGGCGGCGCGACGTGCCCCAACTGCCTCTGCTGCAGCCGTTTCGGGTTCTGCGGCAGCGGCTCCGACTGGTGCGGAGCCGGCTGCCAGAGCCAGTGCAGCGGCTGCCCCGCTCCCGGCGGCCAGGGCGTGGCGTCCATCGTGTCCAAGGACCTCTTCGAGCGGCTCCTCCTCCACCGCAACGACGCCGCGTGCCTCGCCCGCGGGTTCTACACCTACGAGGCGTTCCTCGCCGCGGCCGCCGCGTTCCCGGCCTTCGCCGGCACGTCCGAGGGGCTGAGCGTCGAGacgcgaaggcgggaggtggccgcctTCCTGGGCCAGACCTCCCACGAGACCACCGGCGGGTGGCCGACCGCGCCCGACGGCCCCTTCTCGTGGGGCTACTGCTTCAAGCAGGAGCGCAACCCGCCGTCCGACTACTGCCAGCCGAGGCCGGAGTGGCCGTGCGCGCCCGGCAGGCGCTACTACGGCCGCGGCCCCATGCAGCTCTCCTTCAACTACAACTACGGCCCGGCGGGGCGCGCGATCGGCGTGGACCTGCTGAGCAACCCGGACCTGGTGGCGGCCGACCCGGTGGTGTCGTTCAAGACGGCGCTGTGGTTCTGGATGACCCCGCAGGCGAACAAGCCGTCGTCGCACGCGGTGATCACGGGGCGGTGGACGCCGACGGCCGCGGACAACGCGGCCGGCCGGGTGCCCGGGTACGGCGTGATCACCAACATCATCAACGGCGGGCTGGAGTGCGGGCGTGGGCAGGACCCTCGGGTGGCCGACAGGATCGGGTTCTACAAGCGCTACTGCGACGTCCTCGGCGTCGGCTATGGGAGCAACCTCGACTGCAACAACCAGAGGCCGTTCACCAGCGGCGCCTCGGCTGGGCTCGCGGCGCAGTGA